From Ovis canadensis isolate MfBH-ARS-UI-01 breed Bighorn chromosome 10, ARS-UI_OviCan_v2, whole genome shotgun sequence, a single genomic window includes:
- the LOC138446815 gene encoding translation machinery-associated protein 7-like, whose product MSGCEGGKKKPLKQSKKQAKETDKEDKTFKQKQKEEQKKLKELKAKAVGKGPLATGGVKKSGKK is encoded by the coding sequence ATGTCGGGCTGCGAAGGTGGCAAGAAGAAGCCCCTGAAGCAGTCCAAGAAGCAAGCCAAGGAGACGGACAAGGAAGATAAGACattcaaacagaagcagaaggaggaGCAGAAGAAACTCAAGGAGCTAAAAGCAAAGGCCGTGGGGAAAGGCCCCCTGGCCACCGGTGGAGTTAAGAAATCTGGCAAAAAGTAA